The sequence TTTTGACAGAGGATACATCTCTCGTCTTTATGGATTTTTCATTTCTTGTCACAGGTCGAACCATACTTTCATCATATTGTGAGAGATAAGTAATATACTTATGTCTCACAATAAATTTATCAACCGGACTCATGAACTCACATTTCTTGAAGACCGGTTTCGTTCAAATAACTCTGAATTACTCATACTCTATGGAAGGAGACGGGTTGGAAAGACTGAACTTTTGATCCGCTTTTTAGAGGATAAAAAAGGAATATACATTCTGGCAACAACAGAATCAGAAAAGATTAACATCGGAATATTTGCTAAAGAAATTGCAGATTTCCTTGATGATCCAAATTTTGCACTCATATCTTATCCATCATTTGAAGCACTCTGGACCAGTTTTCTATCACATCATCAGTTCCAGAAAATTGCCGAAACACAAAAGAAAATTCCTATAATACTCGACGAATTTCCATATCTTATCGAAAGAAACCGAACAATTCCATCCCAATTTCAGCGAATCTGGGATCTGCATATGCGGGATAGTCCGGTGATGCTCATTCTCTCCGGCTCCAGTATCAGTATTATGGAACAGGAGGTTCTTGGCTACAAAAGCCCGCTGTATGGGAGAAGAACCGGACAATGGCAGGTGGAACCATTATCTTTTGAGCATCTCAAGGAATTTCTTCCATGGTCTGGTGTTGATCTCGCTCAGGTATGGTTTATAACAGGAGGAATTCCTGCATACCTTGAACTGTTTGATTCAACCATGGATTTCTGGTCAAATGTTTCCAGTCTTTTTCTCACCAAAGGTGCATACCTCACGATGGAAGCAGAATTGCTGCTTCAGTATGAATTCAGAGAGCCAGCAAATTATCTGACCATTCTTAAGGCAATTGCAGAGCGTCACACCTCA comes from Methanospirillum hungatei and encodes:
- a CDS encoding ATP-binding protein, coding for MSHNKFINRTHELTFLEDRFRSNNSELLILYGRRRVGKTELLIRFLEDKKGIYILATTESEKINIGIFAKEIADFLDDPNFALISYPSFEALWTSFLSHHQFQKIAETQKKIPIILDEFPYLIERNRTIPSQFQRIWDLHMRDSPVMLILSGSSISIMEQEVLGYKSPLYGRRTGQWQVEPLSFEHLKEFLPWSGVDLAQVWFITGGIPAYLELFDSTMDFWSNVSSLFLTKGAYLTMEAELLLQYEFREPANYLTILKAIAERHTSLGEIIQASGLDRSMVSKYLSVLLKLHIVREELPVTATPGSRKRRYRISDPYLSFWFRFVYPEMTAIEARQTSQVLKRIKNNFPGFSGPLFELLTEHLIRERVLFPDTPINQLGRWWHNETEIDLVGISESEDLMICVECKWTDLSQNEAHVILKKLEEKSQMVRWKNEKRKTIYALVGKKIAGKRDIRKSGYEVYDLSDIDRILGYH